One genomic region from Entelurus aequoreus isolate RoL-2023_Sb linkage group LG14, RoL_Eaeq_v1.1, whole genome shotgun sequence encodes:
- the LOC133664523 gene encoding gastrula zinc finger protein XlCGF57.1-like, translated as MCERTIAKYEEELCPTKEEKERHQLLDVYYKKHHQVVLHRPDVCEEHLLPEQKERSFRMQLDEPQHPCFKEEEEVPGTPRFKNKVEHPLNPSIDRNKEEPLTTHFKKEEEAPQPLYPKEEEVEHCISQEGEHIEGPVEFPVTGVPVKSEDGEVKGESEEKREAEPPSSSSTQHMTTEADGDHCGGSQADKLVAPLSDSEDTTSHSPDTDDEDSKDDKTCHTDNTRFKCSHCDKTFNYRRNLKTHTRRHTGEKPFTCSVCGKSFGLSQNLKVHMRTHTGEKPYVCSICGKGFGTSHNLKLHMRIHTGEKPFICSICGKGFTHSQSLKRHAILHTGEKNPFTCLICGKGFVLSHNLKVHMRTHTGEKPFTCSICGKGFAQSSCMEKHRRIHTGEKSFICSICSKGFVQSNNLKVHMRTHTGEKPFSCSTCGKGFTENQCLKRHRRTHTGEKSHCCSICNRSFCDRPNLVAHMRTHTGEKVLSCSVCGERFSYKYQCKKHKCAGENSSSK; from the coding sequence acgtctgtgaagaacatcttctccCTGAGCAAAAGGAGCGGAGTTTCAGGATGCAGCTGGATGAGCCACAACACCCTtgctttaaagaggaagaggaggtgcCAGGAACCCCACGCTTTAAAAATAAAGTGGAGCATCCACTGAACCCCAGCATTGATCGGAATAAGGAGGAACCACTGACCACCCactttaaaaaggaagaggaggcgcCACAGCCCCTGTACCCTAAAGAGGAAGAGGTGGAACActgcatcagtcaggagggagagcataTTGAAGGACcggtggagttcccagtgactggtgtccctgtgaagagtgaagatggtgaggtcaaaggtgaaagtgaggagaagagagaggcggagcctccaagcagcagctcaacacaacacatgacaacagaagctgatggagaccactgtggaggatcacaagcagacaagctcgtagctccactatcagatagtgaggacacaacgtcacactctcctgacactgatgatgaagactctaaagatgataagacatgtcacactgacaacactcgcTTTAAATGTTCTCACTGCGACAAAACATTCAATTACCGTCGTAATCTGAAAACACACACgagaagacacactggagaaaaacccttcACCTGCTCagtatgtggtaaaagttttggactaagtcaaaatttgaaagtacacatgagaacacacactggagaaaaaccttatgtctgttcaatctgcggtaaaggttTTGGAACGAGCCACAATTTGAAATTACATATgcgaatacacactggagaaaaaccttttatctgttcaatatgtggtaaaggttttacacacagTCAGAGTTTGAAAAGACACGCAATattacacaccggagaaaaaaacCCTTTTACATGtttaatctgtggtaaaggttttgttctAAGTCACAATTTGaaggtacacatgagaacacacaccggggaaaaaccttttacctgctcaatctgtggtaaaggttttgcacaaagTTCATGTATGGAAAAACACagaagaatacacactggagaaaaatctTTTAtatgttcaatctgtagtaaaggttttgtacaaagtaacaatttgaaagtacacatgagaacacacactggtgaaaaacctttttcctgttcaacctgtggtaaaggttttacagaaAATCAGTGTTTGAAAAGACAcaggagaacacacactggtgaaaaatcacATTGCTGTTCAATCTGCAACAGAAGCTTTTGTGACCGACCAAACCTtgtagcacacatgagaacacacacgggagagaaagtgttgagttgcagtgtgtgtggtgaaagattctcttataagtaccagtgtaagaaacacaagtgtgctggtgagaacagcagcagcaaatga